Proteins from a single region of Abyssalbus ytuae:
- a CDS encoding SymE family type I addiction module toxin, with translation MSNLRKLKIYKKFQPRERKYIPVPEIRLGGRWLKELGFDIGKEIEIKQHTNKLIITLTNKNKKK, from the coding sequence AAATTAAAGATTTATAAAAAATTCCAACCTCGCGAACGGAAATATATTCCTGTTCCTGAAATCCGACTTGGGGGAAGATGGCTAAAAGAACTCGGATTTGATATCGGAAAAGAAATTGAAATTAAGCAACATACGAATAAATTGATTATAACGTTGACGAATAAAAACAAGAAGAAATAA
- a CDS encoding Gfo/Idh/MocA family protein has product MKKTNLSNSNPRRDFIKNTTVASLGISIIPRHVLGGKGFIAPSDKLIVAGIGVGGKGESDIYSFAQSGKADIGFLCDVDDRRASRSISRFPKAKYYKDWRELFDKEGKSFDAVSVSTPDHNHAAPTMAAMQMGKHVYVQKPLTHDIYEARKLTEGAEKYKIVSQMGNQGASGDGVRKLREWYNAGLIGDVHTVYCWTDRPVWPQGIPWPANKAKVPKELDWDLWLGTAPYKDYIDGLVPFNWRGWWDYGTGALGDMGCHLVEAPYRVLDLKYPKDVQCSVGSVYVDEFKRGYFPDSCPPSSHVTMTFPKTTKTKGDVILHWMDGGIQPTRPEELGPNETFGDGGNGVLFIGTKGKMMCGTYGENPQLLPLSRTAEVNVPQEFKRVTNGAEGHYAQWVEAAIAGYGKKELSSPFEIAGPLTETLLIANLAIRGVDIRNEKKNEKNGKTYFEYPGRNIEMVWDAENMRVTNLDEANKYVKRNYREGWSL; this is encoded by the coding sequence ATGAAAAAAACCAACCTTTCAAATTCAAATCCCAGAAGAGATTTTATCAAAAACACCACCGTTGCCTCCCTTGGCATTAGCATAATCCCCCGTCATGTGTTAGGAGGAAAAGGGTTTATTGCCCCAAGTGATAAATTGATTGTGGCCGGAATTGGTGTTGGAGGGAAAGGAGAAAGTGATATTTATAGTTTTGCCCAATCGGGAAAAGCTGATATTGGGTTTTTATGTGATGTAGATGACCGCCGGGCATCCCGTTCAATATCCCGTTTTCCAAAAGCAAAATATTACAAAGACTGGCGGGAGCTTTTTGATAAAGAAGGAAAAAGTTTTGATGCTGTTTCTGTATCAACACCCGATCATAATCATGCTGCCCCCACTATGGCTGCCATGCAAATGGGAAAGCATGTGTATGTACAAAAACCACTCACACACGATATTTATGAAGCGCGAAAACTAACCGAAGGTGCCGAAAAATATAAAATTGTTTCACAAATGGGTAATCAGGGCGCTTCGGGTGACGGGGTACGAAAATTACGGGAGTGGTACAATGCAGGATTAATAGGCGATGTTCATACAGTTTATTGCTGGACCGACCGGCCTGTGTGGCCACAGGGAATTCCATGGCCCGCTAATAAAGCTAAAGTGCCTAAAGAATTAGATTGGGATTTATGGTTGGGCACAGCTCCTTACAAAGATTATATTGACGGATTAGTGCCTTTTAACTGGCGGGGATGGTGGGATTATGGTACAGGAGCTCTTGGTGATATGGGTTGCCATTTAGTTGAAGCACCTTATAGGGTATTAGACCTGAAATATCCGAAAGATGTGCAATGTAGTGTAGGAAGTGTATATGTTGATGAATTTAAGCGGGGTTATTTCCCTGATAGCTGTCCGCCTTCCAGTCATGTAACCATGACATTTCCGAAAACTACCAAAACCAAAGGAGATGTTATATTACACTGGATGGATGGTGGAATACAACCCACCAGGCCTGAAGAATTAGGCCCGAATGAAACTTTTGGAGATGGCGGAAACGGGGTGCTGTTTATTGGTACCAAAGGGAAAATGATGTGTGGCACCTATGGAGAGAACCCGCAATTACTCCCCCTTTCACGAACAGCTGAAGTTAATGTACCTCAAGAGTTTAAGAGGGTGACTAACGGTGCAGAGGGCCATTATGCTCAATGGGTGGAGGCTGCTATTGCCGGATATGGAAAAAAAGAATTAAGTTCTCCTTTTGAAATAGCAGGTCCGCTAACGGAAACTTTGTTAATTGCAAATCTGGCTATAAGAGGAGTAGATATTAGAAATGAAAAGAAAAACGAAAAGAATGGTAAAACTTATTTTGAATATCCGGGCAGAAATATTGAAATGGTATGGGATGCGGAAAACATGAGAGTTACCAATTTAGACGAAGCCAATAAATATGTAAAACGAAATTACCGGGAAGGATGGTCTCTTTAA
- a CDS encoding translocation and assembly module lipoprotein TamL: MRKYIPEDELLYTGGHVKLNSDTLIKGKKKIKEELETLLRPKPNSKFLGMRLGLLAYYKTQQENPGFLYRFLNKKIGEEPVYLSDVEAPRTEELINNRLENRGFFRNEITSQETRREVTASVSYNVILKKPYVLEDYHLDSPDSVPAYEKVLQQKIDSSMTQTFLKKNMRYDLAMFKYERERIDETLKKDGYYNFNSDFLIFEVDTNQYANKKFDLFLRLKKNVPEKSKIPYKIRAVNVYPDYSVETDSIHTQATTLSEVNFFQDEEFFKPKRLLPYLLIKPGQMYDPDKSRLTSNRLASIGTYKYVNIRYKEIDDKGSDDGMGELDANIYLSPLNKRAVRAELQAVSKSNNFAGPTLSVTFTNRNLFRGGETLNITGSAGYEWQLGGGNNSNLSSTQLGLNADLIFPRLLFPIRITNQFKYAIPKTMIGVGAEYLSRSKLYSLNTFTGTFGYGWNANKYVYHELNPISINYVNLSNTTEEFNQILEDNPYLENSFQQQFIAGLTYSFIYNELVDKSKNNPVFFNANLDIAGNLLNAVSNKTNEEGKQTFLGLEFAQYAKMDIDFRYYLTLGNKTQLVSRLFAGVGLPYGNSDIMPFSKQYFSGGPYSVRAFRIRSLGPGTYDPDEDDDAGFFNQTGDVRLEANIEYRFPLYSFLKGAVFADAGNVWFLEENESYNGEGTFTSSFINELGIGAGIGLRVDIQNFVIRFDLAAPVHDPSLPEGERFNFGVDNPILNFAIGYPF; the protein is encoded by the coding sequence GTGAGAAAATATATCCCTGAAGATGAATTACTTTATACAGGCGGGCATGTAAAATTAAATTCCGATACCCTTATAAAGGGCAAAAAGAAAATAAAGGAAGAACTGGAAACCTTATTACGCCCCAAACCCAATTCAAAATTTCTGGGAATGCGGCTGGGGTTACTTGCTTATTATAAAACACAACAGGAAAATCCCGGATTTCTATATAGATTTCTTAATAAAAAAATAGGAGAAGAACCCGTATATCTCTCTGATGTTGAGGCTCCCCGCACAGAAGAGCTAATTAATAACCGTCTTGAAAACAGAGGTTTTTTTCGCAATGAAATAACTTCACAGGAAACAAGAAGAGAAGTTACGGCTTCAGTTTCCTATAACGTTATTCTTAAAAAACCATATGTTCTGGAAGACTACCATCTGGACAGTCCGGATTCAGTTCCTGCATATGAGAAAGTGCTGCAACAAAAGATTGACAGTAGTATGACCCAAACTTTTCTGAAAAAAAACATGCGATATGATCTGGCAATGTTCAAATATGAAAGGGAACGCATTGATGAAACTTTAAAAAAGGACGGTTATTACAATTTTAATTCAGATTTTTTAATTTTTGAAGTTGATACCAATCAATATGCAAATAAAAAGTTTGACCTTTTCCTCAGGCTCAAAAAAAATGTACCGGAAAAATCAAAAATACCCTATAAAATACGGGCTGTAAATGTATATCCGGATTATTCGGTAGAAACCGACAGCATTCATACACAAGCCACTACTTTATCGGAAGTCAATTTTTTTCAGGATGAAGAATTCTTTAAGCCCAAAAGATTATTGCCATACCTTTTGATTAAACCCGGACAAATGTATGATCCTGATAAGTCCCGTTTAACGAGCAACAGGCTGGCCTCCATCGGTACCTATAAATATGTCAATATACGTTATAAAGAAATAGATGATAAGGGTTCTGACGACGGAATGGGAGAACTCGACGCCAATATTTACCTCTCTCCCCTTAATAAAAGAGCTGTAAGGGCAGAATTGCAGGCGGTGTCGAAATCGAATAATTTTGCCGGCCCCACTCTATCGGTCACTTTTACCAACCGGAATCTTTTCCGGGGAGGAGAAACTTTAAATATTACAGGAAGTGCAGGATATGAATGGCAACTGGGTGGAGGTAATAACAGCAACCTCAGCAGTACACAACTCGGGTTGAATGCAGACCTCATATTTCCCCGGTTACTTTTTCCCATCCGTATAACTAACCAGTTTAAATATGCTATTCCCAAAACAATGATAGGGGTAGGTGCCGAATATTTGAGCAGGAGTAAATTATACAGTCTGAATACATTTACCGGCACTTTTGGTTACGGGTGGAACGCCAACAAATATGTGTATCATGAACTGAATCCGATTAGTATAAATTATGTAAATCTCTCTAACACCACCGAAGAATTTAATCAGATACTTGAGGATAATCCGTATTTGGAAAATAGTTTTCAACAGCAATTTATCGCAGGGCTTACCTATTCATTTATTTATAATGAACTGGTTGATAAAAGTAAAAACAATCCTGTTTTCTTTAATGCCAATCTTGATATTGCAGGCAATCTTCTTAATGCTGTTAGCAACAAAACCAATGAAGAAGGGAAGCAAACTTTTTTAGGTCTCGAATTTGCCCAGTATGCTAAAATGGATATCGATTTCCGATACTATTTAACGTTGGGCAACAAAACCCAATTGGTTTCACGGCTGTTTGCCGGAGTGGGTCTTCCCTATGGGAATTCGGATATCATGCCGTTTTCCAAACAATATTTTTCGGGAGGCCCCTACAGTGTCCGGGCTTTCCGCATCCGTTCGCTCGGACCGGGAACTTATGACCCCGATGAAGATGATGATGCCGGGTTTTTTAATCAAACCGGTGATGTACGGCTGGAAGCGAATATAGAATACCGTTTTCCCCTGTATTCTTTTTTAAAGGGTGCTGTTTTTGCCGATGCGGGAAATGTTTGGTTTCTGGAAGAAAACGAATCCTATAACGGGGAGGGAACATTTACTTCCTCTTTTATCAATGAATTGGGCATCGGTGCCGGTATAGGCCTGCGGGTTGATATCCAGAATTTCGTGATTCGCTTTGACCTGGCAGCCCCTGTACACGATCCTTCCCTTCCGGAAGGAGAACGCTTCAACTTTGGTGTTGATAATCCCATTCTTAATTTCGCGATAGGATATCCTTTTTAA
- a CDS encoding translocation/assembly module TamB domain-containing protein: MSRDNEKKKYRLVKTLGKITLGVILFFILAVLFIRSPWGQHIILDKLLVYISDKTDTTIEVKKIFVTFSGNVYAEGIYLEDKKGDTLLYSKNLETSLSLLPLIRGTALHIKSVDLTGFRSHIYRDDVSGKFNYDFLLEAFASPDTVNTSEKKMDITLRTLNFEDIQISYNDKIAQTKGEATLGKLTADIDEFDLQNMRFKVNQSEIRNSFITYFQNDALKNQPDTPDAPAALPFISVKELIIQHVQAQYESSPEKLVAHLDLGDLELSMPALNLEKQEVIIGNLEMDHSNITYKSYKLPEDNNTSPVVEWPEWKIVAGRLSWSDNEIIFQNRQPSLQQEQFNPNAFHIKDFILYAEDFLIDNGRANLDLQSFSFNDVNHIQLNNLAFTLEADNTFLSLNNFNLKTSRSNIAGSATLTYSSLKTLFNNPDETRVSMNFPEFRTSVEEVFTFQPDLKNNYYLKTLAKKNINGHIEATGTLEDIRLPNTSIIWGNSTEINISGNIYNLTRPEVFTFDLDNFNLKTDSTDVKMFLAENSSGVYIPEKILLKGKLNGGTENFSGIADLQTSIGEIKVNGFFNSSNGISFKGTVMTNSLDMEKIAGNPQMGKISFVTEVSGNGANIKHLDAIMHTNFSKLGYGGYDFSALELNGKMTGGNGNVDIKFKDNYLNLKGVAGIKLDSVAPRFTLNAEVIGADLYGLGITADDIRTAFKVEGAYEGSGEEFNVNAEISKGVVVYDDNAYTVSNFKILGKVNNDSTYADINSRLIDAHFTANSNIKGITTAITNHINGYINNTLQQDTIGNPVVMDLQAIIRKTPPMEDVYIQSLNKLDTVRISTHFNEAEKQLTASVSAPFIQYGEIVLDSLKATVDSNRESLQFNIGWSQLAAAPLQVKRTSLAGNVKENTVFLNFDAYDDKEQLAHMQSRLNLKNDTLQVHIEPEGLILNKNPWNISSGNSITAASDYLEFNNFILSRNQQQLAVYSTIADNHTEKVQVDFENFKLATIMTYLNPDESLLNGLMDGEFTVEKPFNDSGIVADINIRDLKAREQLLGNLKLNALSKNRGMYDFNLSVKGETDLDITGDYKAAETGAHLNLDLQLNTLKLQTIAGLTKDLISNPEGYISGNMNIKGTTAHPVYNGTFNFNDAGLVINSLNAKYHLSKENITINNEGLYFENFTIADVSENTFRVDGNIKTEDFTNPSFDFTVKADNFRALNSTRDDNDLFYGTVEMNADISVKGNLEVPLIRGKLTVNEGSDFTLVIPESQLDIVEREGVVIFVNRENPDAILTRRNEEESPSATLKGYDADIDLVAGENAVFKIIIDERTGDNIQVSGSGDFDLALHPNGRVNLSGRYEVNDGHYEASLYNLVTRRFDLAKGGSITWNGDPLDAQLDVRAIYRVETSAAPLMATQTSAQSSALASKFRQELPFLVYLNVDGELLQPEISFNLDIPEDEQGSLGGEVYARVQQLNDREEELNKQVFSLLVLNRFFPGSVSDGSAGGATSIARDNVNKVLSGQLNTLSDKIIGDTGIDLTFGLDSYTDYQGESPQNRTQLDISASKKLFNDRLIVQAGSEVDIEGSSPNADEGSPIIGNLSLEYMLTENGRFRLKGFRKNEFESVIDGQLIVTGIAVIFNREFNKFSELWRSSMKKEEEISVKQSGKADEKGNKKG; this comes from the coding sequence ATGTCAAGAGATAATGAGAAAAAGAAGTATCGTTTGGTAAAAACCCTGGGTAAAATTACGCTTGGGGTTATCCTGTTTTTCATTCTTGCCGTACTTTTTATCCGAAGCCCCTGGGGACAACATATCATTCTCGACAAACTGCTGGTATATATAAGTGATAAGACAGATACCACTATTGAAGTCAAAAAAATATTTGTCACTTTTTCCGGGAATGTATACGCTGAAGGTATTTACCTCGAAGACAAAAAAGGTGATACCCTGCTCTACTCAAAAAATCTGGAAACTTCATTATCACTTCTACCCCTTATACGCGGAACAGCATTGCATATCAAATCGGTAGATCTAACCGGTTTTAGAAGCCATATTTACCGTGATGACGTATCAGGCAAATTCAATTATGATTTTCTGCTGGAAGCATTCGCCTCTCCTGATACGGTCAATACTTCAGAAAAAAAAATGGATATTACTTTAAGAACCTTAAATTTTGAGGACATACAAATATCCTATAACGATAAAATAGCTCAAACAAAAGGGGAAGCCACCTTGGGTAAACTTACTGCCGATATAGATGAATTTGATTTGCAAAACATGAGATTCAAAGTAAATCAATCCGAAATAAGAAACTCTTTTATTACATATTTTCAAAATGACGCTCTAAAAAATCAACCAGACACTCCCGATGCACCGGCAGCTTTACCTTTTATAAGTGTTAAAGAATTAATCATACAACATGTGCAGGCGCAGTATGAATCAAGTCCTGAAAAACTTGTAGCTCATCTTGATCTTGGTGATCTGGAATTATCTATGCCCGCACTTAATCTTGAAAAACAGGAAGTAATAATCGGAAATCTGGAAATGGACCATTCTAATATCACTTATAAATCCTATAAACTACCTGAGGATAATAATACTTCTCCGGTTGTTGAATGGCCCGAATGGAAAATTGTGGCCGGCAGATTATCGTGGTCTGATAATGAAATCATATTCCAAAACAGACAACCATCGTTACAACAAGAACAATTTAATCCCAACGCTTTCCACATAAAAGATTTTATATTGTATGCAGAAGATTTCTTAATAGACAACGGGCGTGCTAATCTGGATTTGCAAAGTTTCTCTTTTAACGATGTTAACCATATACAGTTAAACAACCTCGCATTTACGCTTGAAGCAGATAACACCTTTCTTTCATTGAACAATTTCAATTTGAAGACCAGCAGAAGCAACATTGCAGGCTCAGCAACTTTAACTTATTCTTCTTTAAAAACCTTATTCAATAACCCGGATGAAACCAGGGTATCCATGAATTTTCCTGAATTTCGCACGTCTGTGGAAGAAGTTTTCACCTTCCAACCCGATTTGAAAAATAATTATTATTTAAAAACCCTTGCCAAAAAAAATATAAACGGGCATATAGAAGCTACCGGAACACTGGAAGATATCCGTCTTCCAAATACTTCAATAATATGGGGAAACAGTACGGAAATTAATATAAGCGGAAATATTTATAACCTTACCAGACCAGAAGTATTTACATTTGATTTGGATAATTTTAACCTGAAAACCGATTCAACCGATGTGAAAATGTTTCTGGCGGAGAACTCTTCAGGGGTATATATACCCGAAAAAATATTGTTGAAAGGTAAACTTAACGGGGGAACCGAAAATTTTAGTGGGATAGCAGACCTCCAAACCTCCATTGGTGAAATAAAAGTAAACGGTTTTTTTAATAGCAGTAATGGTATCTCTTTTAAAGGAACCGTAATGACCAACTCCCTGGATATGGAAAAAATTGCCGGGAATCCGCAAATGGGGAAAATATCTTTTGTGACCGAAGTGTCAGGAAACGGAGCCAACATAAAACATCTTGATGCCATTATGCATACAAATTTCTCCAAACTGGGATATGGCGGATATGATTTTTCAGCATTGGAACTCAACGGGAAAATGACCGGTGGAAACGGAAATGTAGATATAAAGTTTAAGGACAATTATCTCAATTTAAAAGGGGTAGCAGGAATTAAACTCGATTCAGTAGCACCCCGGTTTACGTTAAATGCCGAGGTAATAGGAGCCGATCTGTATGGCTTAGGGATTACCGCCGATGATATTCGTACTGCTTTTAAGGTAGAGGGAGCTTATGAAGGATCAGGGGAAGAATTCAATGTTAATGCTGAAATAAGCAAGGGTGTAGTCGTTTATGATGATAATGCCTATACAGTAAGTAATTTTAAAATACTTGGCAAGGTAAACAACGACAGTACTTATGCAGATATAAACAGCCGGTTGATAGATGCACATTTCACGGCCAATAGCAATATTAAAGGAATAACCACCGCCATAACAAATCACATTAACGGTTACATAAACAACACACTTCAACAAGATACTATCGGGAATCCGGTGGTGATGGACCTGCAAGCAATCATCAGGAAAACACCTCCTATGGAAGATGTATATATTCAAAGCCTCAACAAGCTGGATACAGTGCGAATAAGCACTCATTTCAATGAAGCTGAAAAACAACTTACTGCAAGTGTTAGTGCCCCTTTTATACAGTATGGGGAGATTGTACTCGACAGTTTAAAAGCTACTGTAGACTCAAATCGTGAAAGCCTTCAATTTAACATAGGATGGTCTCAACTCGCGGCTGCACCTTTGCAGGTGAAAAGAACCTCTCTGGCAGGGAATGTGAAAGAAAACACTGTTTTTCTCAATTTTGATGCCTATGACGATAAGGAACAACTGGCACATATGCAATCCCGTCTGAATTTAAAAAATGATACCTTGCAAGTACATATCGAGCCCGAAGGATTAATCCTAAATAAAAACCCCTGGAACATATCTTCCGGAAACAGTATCACAGCAGCCAGTGATTATCTCGAATTCAATAACTTTATCCTCTCAAGAAATCAACAGCAACTGGCAGTATATTCAACCATTGCAGATAATCATACTGAGAAGGTTCAGGTTGATTTTGAAAATTTCAAACTGGCCACTATCATGACTTACCTTAATCCCGATGAGTCACTTCTGAACGGGTTAATGGATGGTGAGTTTACTGTTGAAAAACCTTTCAATGATTCGGGAATTGTTGCCGATATAAACATCCGGGATTTGAAAGCCAGGGAACAATTATTAGGAAACCTGAAATTAAACGCACTCTCAAAGAACAGGGGAATGTACGACTTTAACCTCTCGGTAAAAGGAGAAACCGATCTTGACATTACCGGAGATTATAAGGCCGCAGAAACCGGTGCCCATCTCAATCTCGATCTTCAGCTTAATACCCTAAAGCTACAAACCATTGCAGGGCTAACAAAAGATCTTATTTCCAATCCTGAAGGATATATTTCAGGAAATATGAATATTAAAGGAACAACCGCTCATCCTGTCTATAACGGCACTTTTAATTTTAATGATGCAGGATTAGTAATTAACAGTCTCAATGCTAAATATCACTTATCTAAAGAAAACATAACTATCAATAACGAAGGCCTCTATTTCGAGAACTTCACCATTGCCGATGTTTCCGAAAATACTTTCAGGGTTGACGGCAATATTAAAACAGAAGATTTTACAAATCCGTCCTTTGACTTTACTGTGAAGGCAGACAATTTTCGTGCCTTGAATTCAACCCGTGATGATAATGATCTTTTTTACGGAACTGTAGAAATGAATGCAGACATTTCAGTAAAAGGAAACCTGGAAGTTCCCTTGATACGTGGAAAACTCACAGTTAATGAAGGTTCCGATTTTACCCTGGTCATACCGGAATCGCAACTCGACATTGTAGAAAGGGAAGGAGTAGTTATTTTCGTGAATCGTGAAAATCCGGATGCCATTCTTACCAGGAGGAATGAAGAAGAATCACCTTCGGCCACACTGAAGGGGTATGATGCAGATATAGACCTGGTAGCAGGCGAGAATGCGGTTTTCAAAATTATTATAGATGAAAGGACAGGCGATAATATACAGGTTTCCGGTAGTGGCGATTTTGATCTTGCACTTCATCCTAACGGGCGGGTAAATCTTTCCGGCCGCTATGAAGTTAATGACGGGCACTACGAAGCCAGCCTTTACAATCTGGTTACAAGAAGATTCGACCTTGCCAAAGGCGGCAGTATTACATGGAACGGAGATCCGCTCGACGCCCAACTGGATGTCAGGGCTATTTACCGGGTAGAGACTTCTGCTGCACCGCTCATGGCTACCCAAACCTCTGCACAGAGTTCCGCACTGGCCAGTAAGTTCAGGCAAGAACTTCCTTTTCTCGTTTATCTGAATGTAGACGGCGAATTATTACAACCCGAAATTTCATTTAATCTCGATATCCCCGAAGACGAGCAGGGATCATTGGGAGGCGAGGTATATGCCAGGGTACAACAGCTTAATGATCGTGAAGAAGAACTCAACAAGCAGGTCTTCTCCCTCTTGGTACTCAACAGGTTTTTCCCGGGCTCCGTTAGTGACGGAAGTGCCGGAGGAGCCACTTCTATTGCGAGAGATAACGTTAATAAAGTACTTTCCGGACAACTCAATACTTTGTCAGATAAAATTATAGGAGATACCGGGATCGACCTCACTTTCGGACTCGACAGTTACACCGATTATCAGGGTGAATCGCCACAAAACAGGACACAGCTTGATATAAGCGCCAGTAAAAAGTTGTTTAATGACCGCCTTATTGTACAGGCAGGAAGTGAAGTGGATATTGAAGGAAGCAGTCCAAATGCAGACGAAGGAAGTCCGATTATAGGTAACCTCAGCCTCGAGTATATGCTCACTGAAAACGGACGTTTCCGGCTGAAAGGTTTCAGGAAAAATGAATTTGAAAGTGTTATCGACGGGCAACTTATCGTTACAGGAATTGCTGTCATATTCAACAGGGAATTCAATAAATTCAGTGAACTCTGGAGATCCAGTATGAAAAAAGAAGAAGAAATATCGGTGAAGCAAAGTGGGAAGGCGGATGAAAAAGGAAACAAAAAAGGGTGA
- the metG gene encoding methionine--tRNA ligase produces MSQNPKRYTITAALPYTNGPIHIGHLAGVYVPADIYSRYLRLKGNDVAFVCGSDEHGVAISMKAKKEGITPQQVIDKYHAIIKKSFSDFGISFDNYSRTSANIHHKTASDFFIKLYDEGKFLEEVTEQLYDEQAKQFLADRFVIGTCPKCGNEEAYGDQCEKCGSSLNATDLINPRSTITGTKPVLKETKHWFLPLDQHDEFLRKWILEGHKDDWKPNVYGQVKSWLDDGLKPRAVTRDLDWGIPVPVEGGEGKVLYVWFDAPIGYISSTKEWAEREGKDWTPYWKDKDTKLVHFIGKDNIVFHCIIFPAMLKAEGSYILPENVPANEFLNLEGNKLSTSKNWAVWLHEYLEEFPDKQDVLRYTLTANAPETKDNDFTWKDFQARNNNELVAIFGNFINRVVVLTNKYYEGVIPQPDKFNKVDKETLEELKKYPSIIELSVERYRFREASQELLNLARLGNKYLADEEPWKIIKEDEERVKTIMYVALQIASALAVLSEPFLPFTSTKLKNILCQSALKKESTWNSIPTNAHLLPAGHKIGKSELLFSKIEDTDIQKQLDKLEATKKANEAENMEMEPQKEIITFDDFSKLDLRVGTIIKAEKMPKAKKLLVLKVDTGIDTRTIVSGIAENFTPEEIVGKKVTVLINLASRALRGVESEGMILMTQNEEGKLVFVNPDEDAVSNGATIR; encoded by the coding sequence ATGTCACAAAATCCAAAAAGGTATACCATAACGGCAGCTTTGCCGTATACAAACGGGCCTATTCATATAGGCCATTTGGCAGGAGTTTATGTACCTGCCGATATTTATTCACGTTACTTACGATTAAAAGGAAACGATGTTGCTTTTGTGTGCGGCAGTGATGAACATGGGGTGGCAATATCAATGAAAGCAAAGAAGGAAGGAATTACACCTCAACAGGTAATAGATAAATATCATGCCATAATAAAAAAATCATTCAGTGACTTTGGTATCTCCTTTGACAATTATTCACGTACTTCAGCAAATATTCATCATAAAACAGCTTCCGATTTTTTTATAAAACTATATGACGAAGGCAAATTTTTGGAAGAAGTTACCGAGCAGCTTTATGATGAACAGGCCAAGCAGTTTTTGGCAGACAGGTTTGTAATAGGAACCTGTCCTAAATGTGGCAATGAAGAGGCTTATGGCGACCAGTGTGAAAAATGTGGCAGCTCATTAAATGCAACTGATTTAATAAACCCCAGATCTACAATAACAGGAACAAAACCTGTATTAAAAGAAACAAAACACTGGTTTTTACCTTTAGACCAGCACGACGAATTTCTAAGAAAGTGGATTCTGGAAGGCCATAAAGATGACTGGAAACCCAACGTATACGGACAGGTTAAAAGCTGGTTAGACGACGGCTTAAAACCCCGTGCAGTTACCCGCGATTTAGACTGGGGAATCCCGGTGCCGGTTGAAGGAGGCGAAGGAAAAGTGTTGTATGTATGGTTTGATGCCCCCATTGGGTATATATCCTCTACTAAAGAGTGGGCCGAAAGAGAAGGTAAAGACTGGACCCCTTACTGGAAAGATAAAGATACCAAACTGGTACATTTTATTGGTAAAGACAATATAGTATTTCACTGCATTATCTTTCCTGCCATGTTAAAAGCCGAAGGAAGCTATATTTTACCCGAAAATGTACCGGCAAATGAATTTTTAAACCTGGAAGGAAACAAACTTTCCACTTCAAAGAACTGGGCGGTCTGGCTTCATGAATATTTAGAGGAATTCCCCGATAAGCAGGATGTACTTCGATATACATTAACAGCCAATGCCCCTGAAACTAAGGATAACGATTTTACCTGGAAAGATTTTCAGGCCAGGAACAATAATGAACTGGTTGCTATTTTTGGAAACTTTATTAACCGCGTGGTAGTATTGACTAACAAATATTACGAAGGTGTCATCCCCCAGCCAGATAAATTTAATAAAGTGGACAAAGAAACGTTGGAGGAATTAAAAAAATATCCTTCAATTATAGAGTTATCTGTAGAAAGATACCGGTTTCGTGAAGCTTCACAGGAACTGTTAAATCTGGCCCGTTTAGGAAATAAGTATCTGGCAGACGAAGAACCGTGGAAAATTATAAAAGAAGATGAAGAACGGGTAAAAACCATTATGTATGTCGCCTTACAAATTGCTTCAGCCCTGGCAGTTTTAAGTGAACCTTTTTTACCTTTTACTTCAACAAAGCTTAAAAATATTTTATGTCAGTCTGCACTTAAGAAAGAATCTACCTGGAATTCCATTCCAACAAACGCACATTTACTTCCTGCAGGTCATAAAATAGGTAAAAGTGAATTGCTGTTCTCCAAAATAGAGGATACCGATATTCAAAAACAATTAGACAAGCTGGAAGCTACAAAAAAAGCTAACGAAGCAGAAAATATGGAAATGGAACCTCAAAAAGAGATTATTACTTTTGATGATTTTTCTAAACTTGATTTAAGGGTTGGAACCATTATAAAAGCCGAAAAAATGCCTAAAGCAAAAAAGCTTTTAGTATTAAAAGTAGATACCGGTATTGATACAAGAACCATCGTTTCAGGAATAGCCGAAAATTTTACGCCGGAAGAAATTGTGGGTAAAAAAGTAACGGTACTTATAAACCTTGCTTCAAGAGCATTACGGGGAGTTGAAAGTGAAGGAATGATACTAATGACCCAAAACGAGGAAGGCAAACTTGTATTTGTGAATCCGGATGAAGATGCCGTAAGTAACGGAGCAACAATCCGATAA